The region TTGACAACGTTGCCATGGAAGCTGTTTTAAGCGTAAAAACCTCCACGTTCTCACCCCAAATTCGTCTCGGTTTCGACCTGACAGTGGTTTGATTTTACCTTCACCACTTAGTTTCGTCTGTATTTTACTTAAAACACAACTCGTTTTCGTCGTTAAAGTACTTACTCGCCCACTCGTGCGAAATGCTAACTAGCTGGCTAGCCAACGTTAGCACGTCGAGCTAATCTTCTTGAGTGGATAATCCTCCTCTCTCTTCTTACAACGATGAACCTTCAATGTTAGCAGCGGCTTGTGACTGACGAATGGACCGACTGGTTCCCCGCATTTGTGGCCGGATAAACATCTAGTTTGGCGGCTTGTCCTGTTATTTCCTCCGGAGTCAGGAGTCGCCCCAAATAAAGATGGAGATTAATCTAAATCGAGTTGATTATATCCAGGTAAATCCCTTCTCTGTCTCTTCTCTTTGTCAGCATCGTGTTGATGTTTCAGAATTTTTAACTATTATACGAATGTCACACTGGTTGTTTTACGTGAGTTTCCTCCAAACAAACAATTCTTGTCACGTACAGGTTGGTGTGACGTCCCAAAAAACAATGAGACTGCTGCCAGTACTTGGAAAAAAGGCAACCCAGAAGGTATCATCGATGAATAGTACTGTCTTTCAAAGTGATCATTTTATGTTCTTAAACGAATGAAGCATCAAAATAATGTGTTTTCGTGTTATTATTGTTGCAGGTAGCTGTAGCTGACCAAGATGGCATCTTGACATGTTTCGGAATGAAGAAGGGCGAGGCAGTAGTGAGAGGATTTTCCATTCAAGCAATGCCGTATTTGTGTCCATATTTTGTTGCTAACACAAGTCCATGTGTCATAGCCCGTTTTCAAAACACTACCGGGGCAGAAAATATCCCGAATGGACCTGGGCGGAGTGGCGGGAACGCCGCAGGAGAAGATCTTCGTCTGTTCTGGATCTCAAGTGCGAGGATTCACCAAGAAGGGCAAACAGTTCCTCACCTTTGACGCCAACCTCACCGAGAGCATCAACGCCATGTAGGAAGCAACTCCGTCAAGGTTCTAGAATATGGCTGGGGAATTTATGACTCGTGGGAAACACGTACAAAAACATCGAATCCAAACAATAGTTGCTACTGGAGAAATAGTCCTCACAGCTCTCTTAAGACAATCGCAAGGTATCCCAATGTGGGTTTTGTAGTttctaatgcaagctactaccAAAATGATAAACATACAGCAGATCCTCAGAACTTCTCGGAATTCATTCAAAAAacgaaaatgaaaaaacaaaacgtaaaAATCCCAAATCatggtgagttttttttaattttgcgcTCTTTCTCAAACAACACGAAGCTGCCAAAGCCTTGTATAAATAGGAAAGCAGCACTGTAATGGTGTCCCTCAGTGATACATCTTGATTGAAgaacaagctttgtatgtcagggaggagctaagtttagcctgggtcgTTAGCACAAATTACAGTCTTTGCTGGAAGTAAATGAGCATTTGTGGTGCATTTCGTTGAAGTCAAATCATCTCGAAGCCATTTCTTTTCAAGGGTTGTGTTGTAAGATATGTTTGAAATGAGAATCAACTGTTatggggatcatagtttgtggtatatgtaTGGCTTGAATTATTAATAGGGGACATTACTCGCACTCGCGATGCTCATTCGACAAGAGCAGTTGCAAACGGATGGATGTATTGTTACGTAAATACCCGGTCCACTCCCGGGTCCCCACCCATGTTGTACtttcccacgcaggcacgtgacCGGCGCTGACCTCTTTGTGTGCGCCAGCTACATCTACAACCACTACTGCGACTGCAAGGACCAGGACTACTTCCTGTCTGGGGACAAGATCAACGACATCGTCTGTTTGACCTCGGAGAAGCTGGCTTGCCCCGTCCCGGTGCTGGCGTGTCAAGATCGTGTTCTCAGGGTGCTGCAGGTAGAAAAAGCGTTTTGCTAGTCCTGATTGTCCAATacttaaataatacagttttCGCGTGTATTTAAAATCCTTCAGGGATCTGAGCTGGCCTATGAAGCAGAAGTGCCTGGACCGCCGTCTGTACTCGAACGCTACAACAAAGATGGAGGCAAGTTAGTCCCcctttgttcatatttccaAACAATTGTGCCTCTTATTAATTGTTCTATTTTACAGCAGTGTCTTAACTTATTTTACAGCAGTGTCTTAATCACCCGAATTAGGAGTTTTTCGAGAATGGTACTCTTGCTCGGACATTTTTTATCTACGTTTTTGCTTTGAAAATGAAGATGCGAGCGCTCGATGGTGGCAGCAAGCTCGactcaaactaaacaaaaaccaaagagaattacatgttgcatatttcaaacaaccacacaactttgACCTGCAAGGCAAagtgccatagacgggctaatgcaTAGCATCAATGCCATGGTATTATAACACTTTATGcagcagatatttgaacacaaacgctgCATCaacgcatgtagacagacaatagacCAGTACACAGTCATAATTCTTTAGCCTCTTTAATCATGCCTGCTGGGCATTTACAATGTCAAGAGCCCTGTGATGTTTGTTGCATGAATTTAGATATCTTTGTCATGAAAtttgtacatttaaatgaatttagtTCTACttacttttattcatttattgtattatttgtgaAATACTTCACTATATACAAGatgattaaatataaaaatgtctttcacgccccaaaaaaacaatgaataaactAATTCATTatgaataatacaaattaaaaatgagcgTGAATTATGAtgcatttcctttttaaaattgactattttacatccgcattttaactattttatgCTTTAACCTCATTTACGAATAACCTGTCTGActtcaaaaatcaaatgtggcccatgaGCAAAAACTTTGCCCATGTTTGTCCTGCTTTAGGTTTTCATTGCGTTGAAGGCTTGCATGAGTCTAAATTCCAAGTTCTAACTTTTggagtatattttaaaaaaggcaatCAGATTtcatatggaaaatggatggatcggaATGACAGACGGACATGATGCGGCATTTCACACTGCATTGTATTTTGTGAAGTTGGAGCCCGAGTGAATTGTGGGAACTGTGACTCATTCTGTCGCAGGAGAGGATGTCCTGTACGGGACGACGGACGGCAAAATCGGCCTGATTCAGATCGGTGAGAGTGTGGCGGCAATTAAATGGGAGATTGACAACGACAAAAGGAAAGGCGGTACGGTACTATACTGTTTGTGTTCTGAATCTCATGcgcgggtgtacctaataaagtgaccCGTGATGCTGTGCTCCGTCCAGGTATTCTCTGCCTCGACGCCTACGACATCACCGGCGACGGCGTGAGCGACGTCCTGGTGGGCCGCGAcgacggcacggtggccgtTTACGGTTTTGACAGCGCCAGCGAGCCCACGCTACGCTTTGAGcatgtgaggggggggggtctttaAAACTAGACTTGATACGAGTCGGCATGTAACCATCGGCTTTTAATTTCCTTCCTTTACCTTACACAGGCCTTGTCCGAAAGCGTAACCTCCATCCAGGGAGGCTGCGTCGGAAAGGAATCCTATGACGAGGTCTTGACGGCTACCTACACAGGTGACATCACTATtggacatgctttttttttttttttttaagccgcTCTCCCACTTGAGCATCCCGGCATAGTTGGCGCACCTCCTGTTCCCTGCACACACACCCCCAAACAAATATAAAGCAGTCTTTGCCGCACTTTTAAAGCCACGCACCTGCTTCAGCATAGATTTGGCGCGCCTCCCCACCCCAAGCCCCCATACGACATCCCTGTACTCCACAAGCTTCCAAACACTCAAAAAAGTCCAAACTTAGGCGGTTTACAGCCAATAAAGGCATTATCTGTAACCATGCACACATGACATCCATGCTAGTTCAGCCTAAACTGAAGGCAGTTGAGTAAATATGAGTaattacacatccatccatcatcaagTTATGTCCGTGCATGTAGAAAAATGACTCCTTGTAGCCCATCAATCATAAAGTGTGTCCTAGCCGACCAATGAACACATTTTGGGTCTGTCGCGTGTCTTTCCAGGTTGGGTGACAGGTCTGACCACAGAGCCCCAAAAGGCtgaagggggtgctggagaagaggtCAGGATGAGTAAAGAGACTCAGTCCAAAGTGGAAGCCCTCAGGTAACCACAACCGTTGACGACGTTGGTCCCCCGTGCGAGGCGCGCAAACgtgagcttttatttatttttgaattcaTTTGAATCGCAGGGCCGAGGTGGAGCAGCTCCAGGTGAAAGTTCAGCTGGGCCGCGAGCAGTACCAGC is a window of Phycodurus eques isolate BA_2022a chromosome 9, UOR_Pequ_1.1, whole genome shotgun sequence DNA encoding:
- the bbs7 gene encoding Bardet-Biedl syndrome 7 protein isoform X2; this translates as MEINLNRVDYIQVGVTSQKTMRLLPVLGKKATQKVAVADQDGILTCFGMKKGEAVPVFKTLPGQKISRMDLGGVAGTPQEKIFVCSGSQVRGFTKKGKQFLTFDANLTESINAMHVTGADLFVCASYIYNHYCDCKDQDYFLSGDKINDIVCLTSEKLACPVPVLACQDRVLRVLQGSELAYEAEVPGPPSVLERYNKDGGEDVLYGTTDGKIGLIQIGESVAAIKWEIDNDKRKGGILCLDAYDITGDGVSDVLVGRDDGTVAVYGFDSASEPTLRFEHALSESVTSIQGGCVGKESYDEVLTATYTGWVTGLTTEPQKAEGGAGEEVRMSKETQSKVEALRAEVEQLQVKVQLGREQYQQTSLSKTAVTVVPAFSINDKFTLCQDDASYSLMLEVQTAIDNLLLQSDVPIDLLDVDNNSAVVSFSECDSEPNGNFLLATYRCQANTTRLELKVRSIEGQYGTLQAYVTHRLQPKTCQVRQYHIKPLSLHQRTHNIDHDRPMNRLCLVGQFSFAEIHSWVVFCLPEVPEKTPAGESVSFYFLNTFLGTQLHATYSKGEGHFRSDNISTISILSDVLSKEATKRKINLNISYDINDDSVSHTLKMIHPKLEYQLVLARKVQLIDALKELQLHEGNADFLILEYRSILDESANLLEEYKRQPAHLERLYGMITDLFIDKFKFKGQNVKAKVSSLLEILDSYDLNSLLDFFNEA
- the bbs7 gene encoding Bardet-Biedl syndrome 7 protein isoform X1, which codes for MEINLNRVDYIQVGVTSQKTMRLLPVLGKKATQKVAVADQDGILTCFGMKKGEAVPVFKTLPGQKISRMDLGGVAGTPQEKIFVCSGSQVRGFTKKGKQFLTFDANLTESINAMHVTGADLFVCASYIYNHYCDCKDQDYFLSGDKINDIVCLTSEKLACPVPVLACQDRVLRVLQGSELAYEAEVPGPPSVLERYNKDGGEDVLYGTTDGKIGLIQIGESVAAIKWEIDNDKRKGGILCLDAYDITGDGVSDVLVGRDDGTVAVYGFDSASEPTLRFEHALSESVTSIQGGCVGKESYDEVLTATYTGWVTGLTTEPQKAEGGAGEEVRMSKETQSKVEALRAEVEQLQVKVQLGREQYQQTSLSKTAVTVVPAFSINDKFTLCQDDASYSLMLEVQTAIDNLLLQSDVPIDLLDVDNNSAVVSFSECDSEQPNGNFLLATYRCQANTTRLELKVRSIEGQYGTLQAYVTHRLQPKTCQVRQYHIKPLSLHQRTHNIDHDRPMNRLCLVGQFSFAEIHSWVVFCLPEVPEKTPAGESVSFYFLNTFLGTQLHATYSKGEGHFRSDNISTISILSDVLSKEATKRKINLNISYDINDDSVSHTLKMIHPKLEYQLVLARKVQLIDALKELQLHEGNADFLILEYRSILDESANLLEEYKRQPAHLERLYGMITDLFIDKFKFKGQNVKAKVSSLLEILDSYDLNSLLDFFNEA